The DNA window CTGGGCATGTGTCAGGCGACCGTGAGTGCCTGCCTGGACCTGTTCGGGGCGGGCACGCTGTCGTCGGCGTCGGTCATGACGACCTGCGCGTGGGCGGCGGCCGCCGCCGGGGTGGCGCGTGAATTCCCGGACGCGGACCTGGGCGTGCACCTGACCCTGACGAGCGAGTGGAGCGAGTACCGCTGGTCGGCCCTGAGTACCCGCGACCCGGCCACCGGCCTGCTGGACGCGCAGGGGCAGCTGCACGCGACCGTCGAGGCGGCCCGCCTGCACGGCGTTCCGGCAGCCGTGCGCGCCGAGATGGACGCGCAGATCCGGCGGGCGCTGGACCTGGGCATCGAGGTCTCGCACGTGGACGCCCACATGGGCGCCGTCGCGCATCCCCTGTTCCTGCCGGACTGCATCGACCTGGCGCTGCGGCACGGCGCCGTCCCGATGTTCCCGCGCCTGGACAGTGCCGGGTGGCGCTCGCACGGGCTGGACGCGCGGGACGCGGCGCAGGCGGCGCAGTTCACGCAGGCGCTGGAGGCCCGGGGGCTGCCGCTGGTGGATCACCTCGTGATGCTGCCGCTGCACTCGGGCGGGGATCAGGTGCCCCTGATCGAGGACCTGCTCGGCAGCCTCCCGCCGGGCCTGACGCACTTCATCCTGCACCCCGCGCGGGACACGCCGGAACTGCGCGCCATCGCCAGCGACTGGCAGGGCCGGGTGGCGAACCACGCGGCGTTCATGGACCCGCGCCTGCCCGGCGTGATCGAACGCAGCGGCGTGAAGGTCACCTCCTACCGCGCGCTGCGGCCGCTGCTGGGCGCGGCGTTGCCATGATTCCGGCTGCCGCCCCTGCCGCCCCACCTCCCGAACTGCTGCCCGACACGACCTCCGCGCAGCGCTGGCGGTACGCGGTCATGAACTTCGGGCTGACCATCCCGGTGCAGACCGGCAGTTTCCTGCTGCTGTACTACGTGGACGACCGCCGCATGGACCCCGCCTGGGCCGCGACCGCCCTGACCTGCTTCGCCGTGTACAACGCCGCGAACAACCCGGTCATCGGGTTCCTGAGCGACCGGACCCGCTCACGCTGGGGCCGCCGCATTCCGTTCGTGCGCTTCGGGTTCCTGCCGGGCCTGATCCTGTTCGCGCTGCTGTTCTCGGCACCGTTCGACGGCGTCAGCAGCCCCGCCGCGCTGCTGGTGTACTTCGTGGTCGTCTGGACACTCTGGGAGACCTTCAACACCGCCGTCGGCACCGGCTACCTGTCGCTGCTGCCCGAGATGTTCCGCACCTTCCAGGAACGCACGGACGTCGCGTGGCGCATGAACGCCGTGCAGGTCGCCGGACTGCTGATCGGGCTGGCGCTGCCGCCCCTGCTGGCCGGACTGCTCGGCTGGGGCGTCATGGCGGCCCTGTTCGCCGTGCTGGCCGCCGCCGCGATCCTGGCCGGGCTGGGCAGCCTGTTCGAGCGTCCGGGCACCGCCGCGCCAGGACTGGGGTTCTTCCGGGCGGCGCGCGTCACGTTCCGCAACCCGGCGTTCCTGACCGTCGTGGCCGCGCAGACCATGCGCTTCTTCTGCACGGGCACGCTGGCGACCGGCATGGGCTTCTACGTGCGCTACAGCCTGGGCGAACCGG is part of the Deinococcus seoulensis genome and encodes:
- a CDS encoding polysaccharide deacetylase family protein; translated protein: MTTPTPPAPTSPPNPALAALGYAPDDRVVILHADDLGMCQATVSACLDLFGAGTLSSASVMTTCAWAAAAAGVAREFPDADLGVHLTLTSEWSEYRWSALSTRDPATGLLDAQGQLHATVEAARLHGVPAAVRAEMDAQIRRALDLGIEVSHVDAHMGAVAHPLFLPDCIDLALRHGAVPMFPRLDSAGWRSHGLDARDAAQAAQFTQALEARGLPLVDHLVMLPLHSGGDQVPLIEDLLGSLPPGLTHFILHPARDTPELRAIASDWQGRVANHAAFMDPRLPGVIERSGVKVTSYRALRPLLGAALP
- a CDS encoding MFS transporter — its product is MIPAAAPAAPPPELLPDTTSAQRWRYAVMNFGLTIPVQTGSFLLLYYVDDRRMDPAWAATALTCFAVYNAANNPVIGFLSDRTRSRWGRRIPFVRFGFLPGLILFALLFSAPFDGVSSPAALLVYFVVVWTLWETFNTAVGTGYLSLLPEMFRTFQERTDVAWRMNAVQVAGLLIGLALPPLLAGLLGWGVMAALFAVLAAAAILAGLGSLFERPGTAAPGLGFFRAARVTFRNPAFLTVVAAQTMRFFCTGTLATGMGFYVRYSLGEPGGAATTLLLASAFVTAGAALWPWRTYVTPRLGARGTLLLAFALGAAALIPLALVNTLTGALASTVLFGVALSGMILMGDVILGDVIDEDEIRTGERREGLYYGMSGFITTLSAALTAQAFGAVTRASGYDPTLTTQPDAVAGGFRFFMTGPPIAGALIAVALLVLYPLHGERLNAVRAALNRKRTEQAAQGAG